The Triticum aestivum cultivar Chinese Spring chromosome 7B, IWGSC CS RefSeq v2.1, whole genome shotgun sequence genome window below encodes:
- the LOC123160442 gene encoding uncharacterized protein isoform X2, translating to MDVEKKGGRNYLTWTDEMDEAMLNVFVEHYNRGDRAQNGWKPHVYTAVVKNVRAKCNVDITKENVISRCKTIDRHYVNVSKMLSTSGFGWDWIHNKLMVDSEDVWSNYVKANKDAACYRHKVIKFWDSISLVFSKDHATGTGARTAGESAAEMAAENVNNINTDSTATSSTQTGEEQKRKRYRSDDSIASMLGEKLDNFTSAYKADIAQVAPPEKPSSPEEILDALNAIVGLDDDGLLAAYDILIADDRKFKALMALPERMKKKWILKQINQ from the exons atggatgtggagaagaaaggaGGTAGAAACTACCTTACCTGGACGGATGAAATGGATGAAGCAATGCTGAATGTGTTCGTGGAGCATTACAATAGAGGGGATCgtgctcaaaatgggtggaagccacatgtttacactgcagttgtcAAGAATGTTCGAGCCAAGTGCAATGTGGATATCACAAAGGAGAATGTCATATCAAGGTGCAAGACTATTGATAGACACTATGTCAATGTCAGCAAGATGTTGTCAACGAGTGGTTTTGGGTGGGATTGGATCCATAACAAGCTTATGGTTGATAGTGAGGACGTGTGGAGCAACTATGTCAAG GCAAACAAAGATGCCGCATGCTACAGGCACAAGGTCATAAAGTTTTGGGACTCTATCAGCCTTGTCTTCTCGAAGGATCATGCCACCGGAACCGGAGCCAGAACTGCTGGTGAAAGTGCAGCGGAAATGGCTGCAGAGAATGTCAACAACATCAACACTGATTCTACCGCAACATCTTCAACCCAAACTGGCGAGGAACAGAAGAGGAAGAGATATCGATCGGATGACTCAATTGCATCTATGCTTGGAGAGAAACTGGATAATTTTACCAGTGCCTACAAAGCTGATATCGCTCAAGTTGCTCCTCCTGAGAAACCCTCCTCTCCTGAAGAAATACTTGACGCTCTCAATGCAATTGTGGGACTGGATGATGATGGCTTGCTAGCAGCTTATGATATCCTCATAGCAGATGACCGCAAGTTCAAGGCTCTTATGGCGCTGCCTGAAAGGATGAAGAAGAAATGGATCCTCAAGCAAATCAACCAATGA
- the LOC123160442 gene encoding uncharacterized protein isoform X1, whose product MQCHDKTLLEFHMEDMDVEKKGGRNYLTWTDEMDEAMLNVFVEHYNRGDRAQNGWKPHVYTAVVKNVRAKCNVDITKENVISRCKTIDRHYVNVSKMLSTSGFGWDWIHNKLMVDSEDVWSNYVKANKDAACYRHKVIKFWDSISLVFSKDHATGTGARTAGESAAEMAAENVNNINTDSTATSSTQTGEEQKRKRYRSDDSIASMLGEKLDNFTSAYKADIAQVAPPEKPSSPEEILDALNAIVGLDDDGLLAAYDILIADDRKFKALMALPERMKKKWILKQINQ is encoded by the exons ATGCAATGTCACGACAAGACGCTTTTAGAGTTCCACATG GAagatatggatgtggagaagaaaggaGGTAGAAACTACCTTACCTGGACGGATGAAATGGATGAAGCAATGCTGAATGTGTTCGTGGAGCATTACAATAGAGGGGATCgtgctcaaaatgggtggaagccacatgtttacactgcagttgtcAAGAATGTTCGAGCCAAGTGCAATGTGGATATCACAAAGGAGAATGTCATATCAAGGTGCAAGACTATTGATAGACACTATGTCAATGTCAGCAAGATGTTGTCAACGAGTGGTTTTGGGTGGGATTGGATCCATAACAAGCTTATGGTTGATAGTGAGGACGTGTGGAGCAACTATGTCAAG GCAAACAAAGATGCCGCATGCTACAGGCACAAGGTCATAAAGTTTTGGGACTCTATCAGCCTTGTCTTCTCGAAGGATCATGCCACCGGAACCGGAGCCAGAACTGCTGGTGAAAGTGCAGCGGAAATGGCTGCAGAGAATGTCAACAACATCAACACTGATTCTACCGCAACATCTTCAACCCAAACTGGCGAGGAACAGAAGAGGAAGAGATATCGATCGGATGACTCAATTGCATCTATGCTTGGAGAGAAACTGGATAATTTTACCAGTGCCTACAAAGCTGATATCGCTCAAGTTGCTCCTCCTGAGAAACCCTCCTCTCCTGAAGAAATACTTGACGCTCTCAATGCAATTGTGGGACTGGATGATGATGGCTTGCTAGCAGCTTATGATATCCTCATAGCAGATGACCGCAAGTTCAAGGCTCTTATGGCGCTGCCTGAAAGGATGAAGAAGAAATGGATCCTCAAGCAAATCAACCAATGA